From the Saccharomycodes ludwigii strain NBRC 1722 chromosome I, whole genome shotgun sequence genome, one window contains:
- the THI2 gene encoding Thi2p (similar to Saccharomyces cerevisiae YBR240C | THI2 | THIamine metabolism), which produces MNTNKITNSTSVTNTKQKTRNFTGCWACRYKKRKCDETRPICSLCVKHNDSCEYDVKLIWSNYNLYTVNEQDKLCTIHNNTHSTITIVPQANKQNFGDNNTTFKNNNNNNSKCKKIQSSNSYTISDRRYKVYKNQQNSLIHGAKCKSDNGNAYQACVNEKMNFLLQELESQIVSAKHIVSNTNTTFFQCGPFGCFPVSGRNKTVKGKDVATLLAVPPSPIKSFTVLNNDKKLISDTPVSVESYYMSQNEYQYLVIKSPCSTSSLVDEPATNNFSGTPSSFHLQETALLSPDFDAFWDSNVLLNSPCLETYPESSNAVKNINVVHNNNLFCDFNGKNDFFDLAFFPELFNADDKYYIEIFFEFKWEQKVSPLFPNKLLEANFISLLNDLYLQPSNVYYQDLIDLLKNEAVFENLLTSNLIKLRLLSFNTTKNKNGWLVDTINIIFLIKIGQSDSNTNGTLNNYLFKWLKDFSLNWSFYFGSDVFINSSINLSIFLPLIEFATKDTSIEITKYLLYHEIICKLKHSMNHLFELNDNEKDGNFDTWLLNLKNTIEFKIINRLEDNFINPNNI; this is translated from the coding sequence atgaatacaaataaaataacaaactCTACCTCCGTCACTAATACAAAGCAAAAAACCCGGAATTTTACAGGGTGTTGGGCTTGTAggtataaaaaaaggaaatgcGATGAAACTAGACCAATATGTTCGTTATGCGTAAAACATAATGATAGTTGCGAATATGACGTTAAATTAATTTGGTCTAATTATAATCTATACACAGTTAATGAACAAGACAAACTATGCACTATACACAATAATACACATTCCACAATAACCATCGTCCCTCAAGCTAACAAACAGAATTTTGGTGATAACAACactacttttaaaaataataataataataacagcaagtgtaaaaaaatacagaGCTCCAATTCTTACACTATAAGTGATAGAAGATATAAAGTTTATAAAAATCAGCAAAATAGTTTGATTCATGGTGCTAAATGTAAATCTGATAATGGTAACGCCTATCAAGCGTGtgttaatgaaaaaatgaattttttgttacaaGAACTGGAAAGCCAAATTGTCTCTGCTAAGCACATAGTATctaatactaatacaaCTTTTTTCCAATGTGGTCCTTTTGGATGCTTCCCTGTAAGTGGTAGAAACAAAACTGTAAAGGGGAAAGACGTAGCAACATTGTTGGCTGTACCACCATCTCCTATTAAATCATTTACGGTTTTAAACAAtgacaaaaaattaatttcagATACACCGGTCAGTGTTGAGTCATATTATATGTCACAAAACGAATATCAGTATCTTGTAATTAAATCACCATGTTCCACGAGTTCATTAGTAGACGAACCAGCAACAAACAATTTTTCTGGGACTCCAAGTTCATTTCACCTCCAGGAAACTGCTTTGCTTTCTCCTGATTTCGATGCTTTTTGGGATTCAAATGTACTATTGAATTCCCCATGCCTAGAAACATATCCAGAGTCAAGCAATGCcgttaaaaatataaatgttgTTCATAATAACAATCTTTTCTGTGATTTCAACGGcaaaaatgatttttttgatttggCCTTTTTCCCTGAATTATTCAATGCTGATGATAAATACtatattgaaatattttttgaatttaaatgGGAACAAAAAGTTTCTCCTCTCTTTCCTAATAAATTACTTGAGgctaattttatttcattattaaatgatttatatttacaGCCCAGTAATGTATATTATCAAGATTTAATTGATTTGCTTAAAAATGAAGCCGTCtttgaaaatttgttaACTAGTAATCTAATAAAACTTAGACtactttcttttaatacgactaaaaataagaacGGTTGGTTGGTTGacacaataaatataatattcctaataaaaattgggCAATCTGATAGCAATACAAATGGTACCTTGAATAATTATCTATTTAAGTGGTTAAAGGATTTTTCGCTAAATTggtctttttattttggtagcgatgtttttataaattcttcaataaatttatctatttttttaccacTGATTGAGTTTGCAACTAAAGACACTAGCAtagaaataacaaaatatttattgtatCATGAAATTATATGCAAGCTAAAGCATTCGATGAATCATTTATTTGAGTTGaatgataatgaaaagGATGGAAATTTTGATACCTGgttattgaatttaaaaaatactatagaatttaaaataattaatcgATTGGAAgacaattttataaatccaaataatatttag
- the ARC1 gene encoding Arc1p (similar to Saccharomyces cerevisiae YGL105W | ARC1 | Aminoacyl-tRNA synthetase Cofactor): MTDLVAKFKELNLPSSTEFTQEQKATKSQWENISNSGQIVTNLSELNTHLKFNAFIIPQASLEPSETDAFVLEHTLPGLKDIISASKDIKSTVAEYRHIIRWALFLIKLLKITDEPVLTGINLDLDLPREIIEKKKKEDASKKEKQGSANETKKGNKQPRGKPDEETLKKLREEAKAKKAAKKAEKGKQQQQQQEADSKPNVSAIDFRVGFIEKAIKHPDADSLYVSTIDVGEEEGPRTVCSGLVKYFPLEAMQKRYVVVVCNLKPVNMRGVKSYAMVLCGSDEDKIEFVEPPAGSKPGDKVFFEGYGAEEPLKQLNPKKKIWEAYQPNFSTNDNLEVIFKDETDGGKIKKLTNAKGESFKVASIVHANVR; this comes from the coding sequence ATGACCGATTTAGTTGCAAAATTCAAAGAATTAAACTTACCATCATCAACCGAATTCACTCAAGAACAAAAAGCTACTAAATCCCAATGGGAAAACATTTCCAACTCTGGCCAAATTGTTACTAATTTAAGTGAGCTAAATACACATTTGAAATTCAATGCCTTCATCATTCCACAAGCTTCATTAGAACCTTCCGAAACTGATGCTTTTGTCTTAGAACACACTTTACCGGGCCTAAAAGATATCATTTCTGCTTCTAAAGACATTAAATCTACCGTTGCTGAATACAGACATATTATCAGGTGGGCTTTGTTTTTgattaaattattgaaaatcaCCGATGAACCTGTATTGACCGGTATTAATTTGGATTTAGATTTACCTAGagaaattattgaaaagaaaaaaaaagaagatgcttcaaagaaggaaaaacaaGGCAGTGCTAATGAAACCaagaaaggaaataaaCAGCCAAGAGGCAAACCAGATGAGgaaactttgaaaaaattaagagaAGAAGCTAAGGCCAAGAAGGCTGCCAAAAAGGCTGAAAAGGGcaagcaacaacaacaacaacaggaGGCAGATTCTAAACCAAATGTTTCTGCCATTGATTTCCGTGTTGGTTTTATCGAAAAGGCCATTAAGCATCCTGATGCTGATAGTTTGTACGTATCCACTATTGATGTTGGTGAAGAAGAAGGTCCAAGAACCGTTTGTTCCGGTTTagttaaatattttccatTGGAAGCTATGCAAAAAAGATACGTTGTTGTAGTTTGTAATTTGAAACCAGTTAATATGAGAGGTGTTAAGTCTTATGCCATGGTTTTATGCGGCAGTGATGaagataaaattgaatttgTCGAACCACCAGCTGGTTCCAAACCAGGTGATAAAGTTTTCTTTGAAGGTTATGGTGCTGAAGAACCATTAAAACAATTGAATCctaagaaaaagatttggGAAGCTTACCAACCTAATTTTAGCACAAATGATAATTTAgaagttatttttaaagatgaAACTGATGGaggtaaaattaaaaaattaacaaatgCAAAAGGCGAATCCTTTAAGGTCGCTTCTATTGTACATGCTAATGTtcgttaa